A DNA window from Streptomyces sp. B21-083 contains the following coding sequences:
- a CDS encoding radical SAM protein — protein MSTLIEPPTREPLADVRSLELEITGKCQLSCVHCLSESSPQASHGDMTPEDWRTVIIDAAALGIRTVQLIGGEPTVHPQWREFAELGLSLGLHVEVYSNLFNVNPAWWGLFTQDGITLGTSYYSDDPGEHDRITGKSGSYVRTRCNIREAVNRGVTVRAGIVDVLPGQRVAEARVELESMGVTLVNTDRVRAVGRAGLPGRSSTLEEMCGRCTRGRAAVLPNGDLAGCVLSRDFPVGNVRQTRLADLLGGPRWAELSASVPTPRIACTPNDSGDCDPASTEACDPAY, from the coding sequence ATGTCGACGCTTATTGAACCGCCCACCCGCGAGCCGCTTGCCGATGTCCGGTCGCTCGAACTGGAGATCACCGGCAAGTGCCAACTCTCGTGTGTGCACTGTTTGTCCGAGTCCAGCCCACAGGCATCACACGGCGACATGACCCCCGAGGACTGGCGAACGGTGATCATCGACGCTGCTGCCCTCGGCATCCGGACCGTTCAGCTCATCGGGGGTGAGCCGACGGTTCACCCGCAGTGGCGGGAGTTCGCCGAACTCGGGCTATCGCTCGGGCTGCACGTGGAGGTGTACTCCAACCTGTTCAACGTCAACCCGGCGTGGTGGGGCCTGTTCACGCAGGACGGGATCACTCTCGGGACGAGCTATTACAGCGACGACCCTGGGGAACACGACCGGATCACGGGGAAGTCTGGCAGTTACGTCCGTACTCGGTGCAACATTCGGGAAGCCGTCAACCGTGGCGTGACTGTGCGGGCCGGAATCGTGGATGTCCTGCCGGGGCAACGCGTCGCCGAAGCTCGGGTCGAGTTGGAATCCATGGGGGTGACGCTCGTCAACACGGACCGGGTACGGGCGGTGGGGCGGGCCGGCCTGCCGGGTCGGTCGTCGACGCTGGAAGAGATGTGCGGGCGGTGTACGCGAGGCCGTGCGGCGGTTCTCCCGAACGGAGATCTCGCCGGATGCGTGCTGTCACGCGACTTCCCGGTGGGCAACGTGAGGCAAACCCGGCTCGCCGACCTGCTCGGGGGCCCGCGGTGGGCGGAACTCTCGGCGAGCGTCCCCACCCCGCGCATCGCGTGCACCCCGAACGATTCGGGTGACTGCGACCCCGCGAGCACCGAAGCGTGTGACCCCGCGTACTGA
- a CDS encoding TerD family protein yields the protein MITLTKEDGPADLDGVTHLSIGASWDPTSGASGGVMGKLRRKTGTDLDLIAIALHDGDPVRLAGLDSLDPIGNGSLLHSGDNQTGHGDGDDETVMVEFAKIPPHITSIVFVAAAYKKGSSFQKARNVSFKVYDASGGSTQQVADIWPSMLTTDNGCAVAKAVRSGSAWKLEVINVTGKIKQGDELALMRFAASK from the coding sequence ATGATTACGCTCACGAAGGAAGACGGCCCGGCGGACCTGGACGGGGTGACCCATCTGTCCATCGGGGCCTCCTGGGACCCCACCTCCGGCGCGAGCGGCGGAGTGATGGGCAAACTCCGCCGCAAGACCGGCACCGACCTCGACCTGATCGCCATCGCCCTGCACGACGGCGACCCGGTGCGCCTGGCGGGTCTCGACTCGCTCGACCCCATCGGCAACGGCTCCCTGCTCCACAGCGGGGACAACCAGACGGGGCACGGGGACGGCGACGACGAGACCGTCATGGTCGAGTTCGCGAAGATCCCGCCCCACATCACCTCGATCGTGTTCGTCGCCGCCGCCTACAAGAAGGGCAGTTCCTTCCAGAAGGCGCGCAACGTCAGTTTCAAGGTGTACGACGCGAGTGGCGGCAGCACCCAGCAGGTCGCCGACATCTGGCCCAGCATGCTCACCACGGACAACGGCTGCGCCGTCGCCAAGGCCGTGCGGTCCGGCTCCGCCTGGAAGCTTGAGGTGATCAACGTGACGGGGAAGATCAAGCAGGGCGACGAACTCGCCCTGATGCGCTTCGCCGCAAGCAAGTGA
- a CDS encoding methylenetetrahydrofolate reductase produces the protein MGTSGLRGLRALLERVRYEVLPAKTTEEKVLAHLPRDAVVTVTASPVKGLEPTLDLAGRLASHGCRVVPHVPARLLRDDAHLKDVVDRLRELGVEDVFVPAGDADPPAGSYEGALPVLRRLGELGSPFTDVGVTGYPESHPLIDDDLTIQAMWDKREHATYIVSNLCFDARVLGEWVGRVRRREVALPVYVGVAGPVQRAKLLSMATKIGVGESTRFLTRHPLWFLRFAAPGGYSPERLLSRAEGALSAPGAGVAGLHLFTFNQVEETERWRRAVLERLGG, from the coding sequence TTGGGTACCTCAGGGCTTCGCGGGCTCAGGGCGCTGCTGGAACGCGTCCGTTACGAGGTCCTGCCCGCGAAGACGACCGAGGAGAAGGTCCTCGCCCACCTGCCGCGCGATGCCGTCGTCACGGTGACGGCATCGCCGGTCAAGGGCCTGGAACCGACCCTCGACCTGGCCGGTCGACTGGCGTCGCACGGCTGTCGCGTCGTCCCTCACGTCCCCGCCCGGCTGCTGCGGGACGACGCCCATCTCAAGGACGTCGTCGACCGGTTGCGGGAGCTGGGGGTGGAGGACGTCTTCGTCCCGGCGGGCGACGCGGATCCTCCGGCCGGGTCCTACGAGGGTGCCTTGCCGGTGCTACGGAGGCTCGGTGAGCTGGGCAGCCCGTTCACGGACGTCGGCGTCACCGGATACCCCGAGAGCCATCCGCTCATCGACGACGACCTCACCATCCAGGCCATGTGGGACAAGCGCGAGCACGCCACGTACATCGTCAGCAACCTGTGCTTCGACGCGCGGGTGCTGGGGGAGTGGGTCGGGCGTGTACGGCGCCGGGAGGTCGCCCTGCCGGTGTACGTGGGCGTCGCGGGGCCGGTGCAGCGGGCGAAGCTGCTGTCCATGGCGACGAAGATCGGCGTGGGCGAGTCGACACGCTTCCTGACCCGGCACCCCCTGTGGTTCCTGCGGTTCGCGGCACCCGGGGGGTACTCGCCGGAGAGGCTGCTTTCGCGGGCGGAGGGGGCGCTGAGCGCACCCGGGGCGGGGGTGGCGGGGCTGCACCTGTTCACGTTCAACCAGGTGGAGGAGACGGAGCGTTGGCGGCGGGCTGTGCTGGAGCGGTTGGGTGGGTGA
- the betA gene encoding choline dehydrogenase, protein MAPLQYDFVIVGGGSAGSALANRLSADPANQVLVLEAGRPDYPWDVFIHMPAALTYPIGSRFYDWKYESEPEPHMGGRRVYHARGKVLGGSSSINGMIFQRGNPLDYERWAADPGMGKWDYAHCLPYFRRMENCLAADPDDEFRGHDGPLVLERGPATNPLFGAFLKATEEAGYAPTDDVNGYRQEGFAKFDRNVHRGRRLSASKAYLKPVRKRPNLTVKTRALVTRILFEGKRAVGVEYQRGKGAPQQVRAKEVVLCGGAINSPQLLQLSGVGNAEELRALGVDVVHDLPGVGENMQDHLEVYVQYACKQPVSMQPYMAKWRAPFIGLQWLFRKGPAATNHFEAGGFARSNEDVAYPNLMFHFLPIAVRYDGSSPAGGHGYQVHVGPMYSDAIGSVKIKSKDPREHPALRFNYLSTEQDRREWVEAIRVARKLLSQPALAPYNDGEVSPGAKVESDEEILDWVAKEGETALHPSCTCKMGPAEDGMAVVDPESMRVHGVEGLRVVDASVMPYVTNGNIYAPVMMIAEKAADLILGKRPLPASRAAYYRHRDADAQQTG, encoded by the coding sequence ATGGCTCCCCTGCAATACGACTTCGTCATCGTCGGCGGCGGTTCGGCCGGCAGCGCACTGGCAAACAGGCTCTCCGCGGACCCGGCGAACCAGGTGCTCGTGCTGGAGGCCGGCCGGCCCGACTACCCGTGGGACGTCTTCATCCACATGCCCGCGGCCCTGACCTATCCCATCGGCAGCCGCTTCTACGACTGGAAGTACGAGTCCGAGCCCGAACCCCACATGGGCGGCCGGCGCGTCTACCACGCCCGCGGCAAGGTGCTCGGCGGCTCCAGCAGCATCAACGGCATGATCTTCCAGCGCGGAAACCCCCTGGACTACGAGCGCTGGGCGGCCGACCCGGGCATGGGGAAATGGGACTACGCGCACTGTCTGCCGTACTTCCGGCGCATGGAGAACTGTCTCGCCGCCGACCCGGACGACGAGTTCCGCGGCCACGACGGCCCCCTCGTCCTCGAACGCGGCCCAGCCACCAACCCGCTCTTCGGCGCCTTCCTCAAGGCCACCGAGGAAGCGGGGTACGCGCCCACCGACGACGTCAACGGGTACCGGCAGGAGGGCTTCGCCAAGTTCGACCGCAACGTCCACCGGGGCCGCCGGCTCTCGGCCTCCAAGGCGTACCTCAAGCCCGTCCGCAAGCGGCCCAACCTCACGGTGAAGACGCGCGCGCTGGTCACCCGCATCCTCTTCGAAGGCAAGCGGGCCGTAGGCGTCGAGTACCAGCGGGGCAAGGGGGCGCCCCAGCAGGTCCGCGCCAAGGAGGTCGTCCTCTGCGGCGGCGCCATCAACTCCCCGCAACTGCTCCAGCTGTCGGGCGTAGGCAACGCCGAGGAACTGCGCGCCCTCGGTGTCGACGTCGTCCACGACCTCCCCGGCGTCGGCGAGAACATGCAGGACCACCTGGAGGTGTACGTCCAGTACGCCTGCAAGCAACCCGTGTCCATGCAGCCGTACATGGCGAAGTGGCGCGCCCCCTTCATCGGCCTGCAGTGGCTGTTCCGCAAGGGTCCCGCCGCCACCAACCACTTCGAGGCCGGCGGCTTCGCCCGCAGCAACGAGGACGTCGCCTACCCCAACCTGATGTTCCACTTCCTGCCCATCGCCGTCCGCTACGACGGCTCGTCCCCGGCCGGCGGCCACGGCTACCAGGTGCACGTGGGCCCCATGTACTCCGACGCCATCGGCTCCGTGAAGATCAAGAGCAAAGATCCGCGCGAACATCCGGCGCTGCGCTTCAACTACCTCTCCACCGAGCAGGACCGGCGGGAGTGGGTCGAGGCGATCCGTGTCGCGCGCAAGCTCCTCAGCCAGCCCGCCCTCGCCCCCTACAACGACGGTGAGGTGTCGCCCGGGGCGAAGGTGGAGTCGGACGAGGAGATCCTCGACTGGGTCGCCAAGGAGGGCGAGACGGCCCTGCATCCGTCCTGCACCTGCAAGATGGGGCCCGCGGAGGACGGGATGGCCGTCGTCGACCCGGAGAGCATGCGGGTGCACGGGGTGGAGGGGCTGCGCGTCGTGGACGCCTCCGTCATGCCCTACGTCACCAACGGCAACATCTACGCGCCGGTGATGATGATCGCCGAGAAGGCCGCCGACCTGATCCTCGGCAAGCGGCCACTGCCGGCTTCCCGTGCCGCGTACTACCGCCACCGCGACGCCGACGCCCAGCAGACCGGGTAG
- a CDS encoding IclR family transcriptional regulator, giving the protein MQSVDRAISVLEILAQRGEAGVSEVAAEIDVHKSTAFRLLGALEARGLVEQAGERGKYRLGFGIVRLAGAVTGSIDITQQGRPVCEQLAEEIGETVNIAVMQEHYAVNLYEVRGPGAVSAYNWVGQLTPLHATSSGKILLAHLPAKDRTALLNGAGLKKVTPHTITAKTKLERDLAEARERGYAWTREELEIGLHAMAAPIRDHSGAVVAAVSASGPSYRFTTERLHELAPILVKGAAEISHRMGYLG; this is encoded by the coding sequence GTGCAGTCGGTCGACCGCGCGATCAGCGTTCTGGAGATTCTCGCCCAGCGCGGCGAGGCAGGCGTCAGCGAGGTCGCTGCCGAGATCGATGTTCACAAATCCACCGCTTTCCGGCTGCTCGGCGCGCTGGAGGCACGAGGTCTGGTGGAGCAGGCGGGTGAGCGCGGCAAGTACCGTCTCGGCTTCGGCATCGTGCGCCTCGCCGGCGCGGTCACCGGCAGTATCGACATCACCCAGCAGGGCCGCCCGGTCTGCGAGCAGCTCGCCGAGGAGATCGGTGAGACCGTCAACATCGCCGTGATGCAGGAGCACTACGCGGTCAACCTGTACGAGGTACGGGGTCCCGGCGCCGTCAGCGCGTACAACTGGGTCGGCCAGCTGACCCCGCTGCACGCCACCTCCAGCGGCAAGATCCTGCTGGCCCACCTGCCCGCGAAGGACCGCACCGCACTGCTGAACGGGGCCGGCCTGAAGAAGGTCACCCCGCACACCATCACCGCGAAGACGAAGCTGGAGAGGGACCTCGCGGAGGCGCGGGAGCGGGGGTACGCGTGGACGCGGGAGGAGTTGGAGATCGGGCTGCACGCGATGGCGGCGCCGATCCGCGATCATTCCGGGGCGGTTGTCGCGGCGGTGAGTGCGTCGGGGCCGTCCTACCGGTTCACGACGGAGCGGTTGCACGAGTTGGCGCCGATCCTGGTCAAGGGGGCGGCGGAGATCAGTCATCGGATGGGGTATCTGGGGTGA
- a CDS encoding aromatic ring-hydroxylating oxygenase subunit alpha produces the protein MTSNSLPDSLIATLPGSSYTDAGIFAQEQERIFETMWFCVARASELTKPGAFRTVDVGRESILVTRARDNSIRAYFNVCRHRGAKLCTEETGEVKRAFQCPYHAWTYGLDGKLVAAPNLTKMPDVGRTEYGLVAVAVREWLGYVWVCLAENPPSFEEDVIGEVIGRLGDVESIEHYDIDNLSVGKRIVYDVKANWKLIIENFMECYHCATIHPELTEVLPEFADGYAAQYYVGHGAEFGGEVQGFTIDGSEGLDRIPGVAEDQDRRYYAITIKPQVFINLVPDHVIFHRMYPVAADRTIVECDWLYLPHVVESGKDVTRSVELFDRVNRQDFEACERTQPGMSSRLYAKGGVLVPSEHHIGAFHDWVTERLGTRL, from the coding sequence GTGACCTCGAACAGCCTGCCCGACAGTCTGATCGCCACCCTTCCCGGCTCCTCCTACACGGACGCGGGGATCTTCGCGCAGGAGCAGGAGCGCATATTCGAGACCATGTGGTTCTGTGTCGCGCGCGCCTCCGAACTGACGAAGCCCGGTGCCTTCCGGACTGTCGACGTGGGCCGCGAGAGCATCCTCGTCACCCGCGCGCGGGACAACTCGATCCGCGCCTACTTCAACGTGTGCCGGCACCGCGGAGCCAAGCTCTGCACGGAGGAGACCGGCGAGGTCAAGCGGGCCTTCCAGTGCCCGTACCACGCCTGGACGTACGGCCTGGACGGCAAGCTCGTCGCCGCGCCCAACCTCACCAAGATGCCCGACGTCGGCCGCACCGAGTACGGCCTGGTGGCGGTGGCCGTCCGGGAATGGCTCGGCTATGTGTGGGTCTGTCTCGCGGAGAACCCGCCCTCCTTCGAGGAGGACGTGATAGGCGAGGTCATCGGCCGGCTCGGTGACGTCGAGTCGATCGAGCACTACGACATCGACAACCTCTCGGTCGGCAAGCGGATCGTCTACGACGTGAAGGCCAACTGGAAGCTCATCATCGAGAACTTCATGGAGTGCTACCACTGCGCCACGATCCACCCCGAACTCACCGAGGTGCTCCCCGAGTTCGCCGACGGTTACGCCGCCCAGTACTACGTCGGCCACGGCGCCGAGTTCGGCGGGGAGGTCCAGGGGTTCACCATCGACGGCTCCGAGGGCCTGGACCGTATCCCGGGTGTCGCCGAGGACCAGGACCGCCGCTACTACGCGATCACCATCAAGCCGCAGGTGTTCATCAACCTCGTTCCCGACCATGTGATCTTCCACCGCATGTACCCGGTGGCCGCCGACCGCACGATCGTCGAGTGCGACTGGCTGTATCTCCCGCACGTCGTCGAGAGCGGCAAGGACGTCACCCGGTCCGTGGAACTCTTCGACCGCGTCAACCGCCAGGACTTCGAGGCCTGCGAACGCACCCAGCCCGGCATGAGCTCCCGGCTGTACGCCAAGGGCGGCGTCCTGGTCCCGAGCGAGCACCACATCGGCGCGTTCCACGACTGGGTGACCGAGCGCCTGGGCACGCGCCTTTAA
- a CDS encoding NAD(P)/FAD-dependent oxidoreductase — protein sequence MRTVAVVGASLAGLSAARSLRKQGYDGRLVLIGDEAHRPYDRPPLSKEFLAGTLGEAELGLETDGEDLRAEWLLGTRAIGLDRTDRSVRLADGRVVRADGIVIATGAAARTLPGADGLTGVHTLRTLDDARALRDELARGGRLVVIGGGFIGAEVASTAYALGLDVTVVEAAPTPLAGPLGETMGAVVSGLHADHGVRLLCGTGVKGLSGESRVEAVLLADGRGVPADIVVVGVGARPCVDWLAGSGVALENGVKCGADGRTSLAGVVAVGDCANWYDPRVDAHRRVEHWTGALERPAAAVATLLAGGAVETGVPRPPYFWSDQYGVKIQFVGHAGVADSVAVEEGAVGERNVLAVYRRGGEPVGVLGMNQPRLFVRWRKQLSAVPGVR from the coding sequence GTGAGGACGGTGGCCGTGGTGGGCGCCTCGCTGGCCGGACTGTCGGCGGCGCGCTCCCTGCGCAAGCAGGGCTATGACGGACGGCTGGTACTGATCGGCGACGAGGCTCACCGCCCGTACGACAGACCGCCGTTGTCCAAGGAGTTCCTGGCCGGAACCCTCGGCGAGGCGGAGCTCGGACTGGAGACGGACGGCGAGGACCTGCGGGCGGAGTGGCTTCTGGGCACCCGCGCGATCGGCCTCGACCGCACCGACCGGTCCGTCCGCCTCGCCGACGGCCGGGTCGTACGCGCGGACGGCATCGTCATCGCGACCGGCGCCGCCGCCCGCACCCTGCCGGGCGCCGACGGCCTGACCGGTGTGCACACCCTGCGCACCCTCGACGACGCCCGCGCCCTGCGCGACGAACTGGCCCGCGGCGGAAGGCTGGTGGTGATCGGCGGCGGCTTCATCGGCGCCGAGGTCGCCTCCACCGCGTACGCCCTCGGCCTCGACGTGACGGTCGTCGAGGCCGCCCCGACACCGCTCGCCGGACCACTCGGCGAGACCATGGGCGCCGTAGTCTCCGGCCTCCACGCCGACCACGGCGTACGCCTGCTCTGCGGGACCGGGGTCAAGGGGCTGAGCGGGGAGAGCCGGGTCGAGGCCGTGCTGCTGGCGGACGGGCGCGGTGTTCCCGCCGACATCGTCGTCGTCGGGGTGGGCGCGCGACCCTGCGTCGACTGGCTGGCGGGGTCCGGCGTGGCCCTGGAGAACGGCGTCAAGTGCGGCGCCGACGGCCGCACCAGCCTGGCCGGTGTGGTCGCGGTCGGCGACTGCGCCAACTGGTACGACCCCCGGGTCGACGCCCATCGCCGGGTCGAGCACTGGACGGGCGCGCTGGAGCGTCCCGCTGCCGCCGTGGCGACGCTGCTGGCGGGGGGTGCGGTGGAGACGGGGGTGCCCCGGCCGCCGTATTTCTGGTCCGACCAGTACGGGGTGAAGATTCAGTTCGTCGGCCATGCGGGGGTCGCTGACAGTGTGGCTGTGGAGGAGGGGGCTGTCGGTGAGCGGAACGTCCTGGCTGTTTACCGGCGGGGCGGGGAGCCGGTGGGTGTGCTGGGGATGAATCAGCCCCGGTTGTTCGTGCGGTGGCGGAAGCAGTTGAGTGCGGTGCCGGGGGTGCGGTGA
- a CDS encoding bifunctional 3-phenylpropionate/cinnamic acid dioxygenase ferredoxin subunit yields the protein MMIPACRLADLPRGEALRLDIDPPVSVFHTDDGEVFAIDDTCTHQDASLADGWLEGCEVECPLHASKFDLRTGAVDSPPAKLPVRTHEVVVEDGMIYVRVSTDAPNLPPCIAARLAGGPA from the coding sequence ATGATGATTCCCGCGTGCCGTCTCGCGGATCTCCCGCGAGGTGAGGCCCTCCGGCTCGACATCGACCCGCCCGTCTCGGTGTTCCACACCGACGACGGCGAGGTCTTCGCCATCGACGACACCTGCACCCACCAGGATGCCTCGCTCGCCGACGGCTGGTTGGAGGGCTGCGAGGTGGAATGCCCGCTGCACGCCTCGAAGTTCGACCTGCGCACCGGCGCCGTCGACTCCCCGCCGGCCAAGCTGCCCGTGCGGACGCACGAGGTCGTCGTCGAGGACGGCATGATCTACGTACGGGTGTCCACGGACGCCCCCAACCTGCCCCCCTGTATCGCGGCCCGGCTCGCCGGGGGTCCCGCGTGA
- a CDS encoding MBL fold metallo-hydrolase, which yields MTAAGARIDRLVTSGTFSLDGGTWDVDNNVWIIGDESEAVVIDAAHDADAIAEALGGRTLRAIVCTHAHNDHIDAAPALAERAGAPIMLHSDDLPLWKQTHPDREPDATLTDGQVLTVAGVELTVLHTPGHAPGAVCLYAPALSALFGGDTLFAGGPGATGRSYSHFPTIVDSIRDRLLTLPGDTVVYTGHGDTTTVAAEAPHLQEWIDRGF from the coding sequence GTGACGGCCGCCGGCGCCCGAATCGACCGGCTGGTCACCTCGGGCACCTTCTCGCTCGACGGCGGCACCTGGGACGTCGACAACAACGTGTGGATCATCGGCGACGAGAGTGAGGCGGTCGTCATCGACGCCGCCCATGACGCCGACGCCATCGCCGAAGCCCTCGGCGGTCGCACGCTTCGGGCCATCGTGTGCACCCACGCCCACAACGACCACATCGACGCCGCCCCCGCGCTCGCCGAACGCGCCGGCGCCCCGATCATGCTCCACAGCGACGATCTGCCGCTGTGGAAGCAGACCCACCCCGACCGCGAACCCGACGCCACGCTGACCGACGGCCAGGTGCTGACCGTCGCCGGGGTCGAGCTGACGGTGCTGCACACGCCCGGCCATGCCCCGGGCGCGGTCTGCCTGTACGCACCCGCCCTGAGCGCCCTCTTCGGCGGTGACACGCTCTTCGCGGGCGGCCCCGGCGCCACCGGCCGCTCCTACTCCCACTTCCCGACCATCGTCGACTCGATCCGGGACCGGCTGCTGACGCTGCCCGGCGACACCGTCGTATACACGGGACACGGGGACACCACCACGGTCGCCGCCGAGGCCCCGCACCTCCAGGAGTGGATCGACCGCGGTTTCTGA
- a CDS encoding S-(hydroxymethyl)mycothiol dehydrogenase — translation MTHQVRAVVARGKGAPVSLETILVPDPGPGEALVRIQACGVCHTDLHYREGGINDDFPFLLGHEAAGVVESVGEGVTDVAAGDFVILNWRAVCGSCRACLRGRPWYCFNTHNAKQKMTLLDGTELSPALGIGAFAEQTLVAAGQCTKVDPAASAAVAGLLGCGVMAGIGAAINTGNVGRGDTVAVIGCGGVGDAAVVGSNLAGAAKIIAVDIDDNKLATARKLGATHTVNSRETDPVEAIRELTGGNGADVVIEAVGRPETYKQAFYARDLAGTVVLVGVPTPEMKLELPLIDVFGRGGSLKSSWYGDCLPSRDFPMLIDLYLQGRLPLDAFVTETIALDDVEKAFERMHGGDVLRSVVVL, via the coding sequence ATGACTCACCAGGTCCGTGCTGTCGTCGCGCGGGGCAAGGGTGCCCCCGTCAGCCTGGAGACGATCCTCGTGCCGGACCCCGGTCCGGGCGAGGCGCTGGTCCGGATCCAGGCCTGCGGGGTGTGCCACACCGACCTGCACTACCGCGAGGGCGGGATCAACGACGACTTCCCCTTCCTGCTCGGCCATGAGGCCGCCGGAGTCGTGGAGTCGGTGGGCGAGGGGGTCACGGACGTGGCCGCCGGTGACTTCGTGATCCTCAACTGGCGTGCTGTGTGCGGGAGTTGCCGGGCGTGTCTGCGTGGGCGCCCGTGGTACTGCTTCAACACGCACAACGCCAAGCAGAAGATGACCCTGCTCGACGGCACCGAACTGTCGCCGGCCCTCGGTATCGGCGCCTTCGCCGAGCAGACCCTCGTCGCGGCCGGTCAGTGCACCAAGGTCGACCCGGCCGCCTCCGCTGCCGTCGCCGGGCTGCTGGGGTGTGGCGTGATGGCCGGTATCGGCGCCGCCATCAACACCGGGAACGTCGGTCGCGGTGACACGGTCGCCGTCATCGGCTGCGGTGGGGTCGGGGACGCGGCGGTGGTCGGGTCGAACCTGGCCGGCGCCGCGAAGATCATCGCCGTGGACATCGACGACAACAAGCTCGCGACCGCCCGCAAACTGGGCGCGACCCACACGGTCAACTCCAGGGAGACCGACCCCGTCGAGGCGATCCGTGAGCTGACCGGCGGCAACGGCGCCGACGTGGTCATCGAGGCGGTCGGCCGCCCGGAGACGTACAAGCAGGCCTTCTACGCCCGTGACCTCGCCGGGACCGTGGTGCTGGTCGGGGTGCCGACGCCGGAGATGAAGCTCGAACTCCCGCTGATCGACGTGTTCGGGCGGGGCGGCTCGCTGAAGTCGTCCTGGTACGGCGACTGCCTGCCCTCCCGCGACTTCCCGATGCTCATCGACCTCTATCTCCAGGGCCGCCTTCCCCTGGACGCCTTCGTGACCGAGACCATCGCGCTCGACGACGTCGAGAAGGCGTTCGAGCGGATGCACGGCGGCGACGTACTGCGCTCGGTGGTGGTGCTGTGA